The Echinicola rosea genome has a segment encoding these proteins:
- a CDS encoding META domain-containing protein, translating to MKHLLYGSFLSLVLLSSCTKEKPELPLGTFYTVLPCADCPGISYELHLKGDSSYTEKMVYQERSEEVSEHSGRISFQDDQILALDKEEKEGMRLFKIHGDSLQMLDIAGKVIESPFADRYFLTKEKPEEFNMKLKEKSFVGFKARGNEPFWSLEMDFNKQMVFTPMDGEPLIAPIPKPVRPQDVNAVSYRAKTEKGTLHVTIFRRKCQDTMAGEEFGYEVKVSVKHGNDGEFRDYTGCGDYQGDYRLNDIWALETLNGEKLIKDGKNPNLEFNLMENRFFGFGGCNRINGEISIKKQQIKFSKVATTEMACPNLKAEGIFMQHITDQSYNFKIDGLELTLRNDQNVLVFRKID from the coding sequence ATGAAGCATTTACTTTATGGAAGTTTTTTAAGCCTTGTGCTATTGAGCTCATGTACCAAAGAAAAGCCTGAATTGCCTTTGGGCACTTTTTATACCGTTTTGCCTTGTGCTGACTGTCCGGGGATCAGCTATGAACTACATTTGAAAGGCGATTCGAGCTATACCGAGAAGATGGTGTATCAAGAAAGGAGTGAGGAGGTCTCTGAACATAGCGGCCGTATTTCCTTCCAAGACGACCAAATTTTGGCATTGGACAAAGAAGAAAAGGAAGGGATGCGTCTATTTAAAATCCATGGCGATAGCCTGCAAATGCTGGATATAGCGGGCAAGGTCATCGAAAGTCCATTTGCAGACCGCTATTTCTTGACAAAGGAAAAACCTGAAGAATTCAACATGAAACTTAAGGAGAAGTCCTTTGTGGGCTTTAAAGCTCGGGGAAATGAACCCTTCTGGTCTTTGGAGATGGATTTTAACAAACAAATGGTATTCACCCCTATGGATGGTGAGCCGCTCATCGCACCCATTCCAAAACCGGTAAGGCCGCAGGATGTAAATGCGGTCAGTTATCGGGCAAAGACAGAAAAAGGAACCCTTCACGTGACAATTTTTCGTAGAAAATGCCAAGATACGATGGCTGGAGAGGAATTTGGTTATGAAGTAAAGGTAAGCGTCAAGCATGGCAATGACGGTGAATTTCGCGATTATACAGGCTGTGGGGATTATCAAGGAGATTATCGCCTAAATGACATTTGGGCGCTAGAAACCCTTAATGGTGAAAAACTTATCAAAGACGGAAAGAATCCCAACTTGGAGTTTAACCTAATGGAAAACCGCTTTTTTGGATTTGGAGGATGCAACAGGATAAATGGTGAAATTTCCATTAAAAAGCAACAAATCAAGTTCTCTAAAGTAGCTACGACCGAAATGGCTTGTCCAAATTTAAAGGCAGAAGGAATCTTCATGCAGCACATCACCGACCAATCTTACAATTTTAAGATCGACGGACTAGAACTGACCCTTAGAAATGATCAAAATGTCTTGGTCTTCCGAAAAATTGATTGA
- a CDS encoding SGNH/GDSL hydrolase family protein — MLLISASCDEETPPQKRINKVLVIGNSITYHPPAPDIGWNNSWGMAASSPEKDYFSILKKSLENHNPNVQVIRENVYPFEVYFSSLDYAEYADLKGFGADMVIVRLGENVNTDQVKDHNFGEALISFVNYLKKDQESKVVVSTTFWPNPVMNEQLRWAANKENWFLIDITYLSEDDVNMALGEYENEGVARHPGDTGMMEIARLIREGLPL, encoded by the coding sequence TTGCTATTGATTAGTGCATCTTGTGATGAAGAGACACCGCCCCAAAAGCGCATTAACAAGGTACTTGTCATAGGAAATAGCATCACTTACCATCCACCTGCTCCAGATATTGGTTGGAACAATAGTTGGGGAATGGCAGCCAGTAGTCCAGAAAAGGACTATTTCAGTATCCTTAAAAAATCCCTGGAAAATCATAATCCCAATGTTCAGGTTATCCGAGAAAATGTCTATCCTTTTGAGGTTTACTTTTCTTCATTGGATTATGCGGAATATGCCGATCTCAAGGGGTTTGGAGCAGACATGGTCATCGTACGCCTTGGCGAAAATGTCAACACTGATCAAGTAAAAGATCATAATTTTGGAGAGGCATTGATCAGCTTTGTGAATTACCTGAAGAAAGATCAAGAAAGCAAGGTGGTGGTTTCTACTACCTTCTGGCCCAATCCCGTCATGAACGAGCAATTAAGATGGGCTGCCAATAAGGAAAACTGGTTCCTAATCGATATTACTTATTTAAGTGAAGATGATGTAAACATGGCCTTGGGAGAATATGAAAATGAAGGTGTGGCGCGTCATCCCGGTGATACTGGCATGATGGAAATCGCCCGCTTGATCAGGGAAGGCCTTCCATTATAA
- a CDS encoding ATP-dependent DNA helicase, translated as MAFSIKGYLYQEFSARGLDTDNEAFIHALEVALFSDKSLFLTGKAGTGKTTFLHTLRKLNQDKNMAVVAPTGVAAINAKGKTIHSFFKIDPRQLFLPGDPRLQPKKKEKGLNIFEQFQYRKKHRDLVNRLDMLVIDEVSMVRVELLDVIDQLLRVYRKKMHLPFGGVQMIFIGDPFQLPPVVRHTDWEHLSPHYSSRFFFSSHAFQALQPLHIELQKIYRQKDEQFKAILNRIRGSDHTPEDIRTLNETAKKYRFDLLDEEYILIGTHNATIAEINQRKLGELKKEPRTYKAEIKDDFPLNMAPFDPIDLTLKIGAQVIFMRNNPDARYYNGMIGKVTKMKDEMIEVEDRRGFIYEVHREVWENVEFVYNEEEEHLDAKVIGTFIQFPLKLAWAITVHKSQGLTFDRAILDISRSFEAGQAYVALSRCTTLNGVVLKSPIREFSVKVSPESLEFSRQRLGSDQIEQELELARAMQLLKHAFRAFRKGQYEVAQQMFDEVMNIHDVTRYQKWQQFLRLKEALEDRFYCRN; from the coding sequence ATGGCTTTTTCGATCAAAGGATATCTTTACCAAGAGTTTTCTGCTCGAGGACTGGACACCGATAACGAAGCTTTTATCCATGCACTGGAAGTAGCGCTTTTTTCGGATAAATCCTTGTTTCTTACCGGAAAAGCCGGGACTGGAAAGACCACCTTTCTACATACCCTCCGCAAGCTCAACCAAGACAAAAACATGGCCGTGGTGGCTCCTACGGGAGTGGCGGCCATCAATGCCAAAGGCAAGACCATTCATTCTTTTTTTAAGATCGATCCCCGCCAGCTATTTTTGCCGGGAGATCCAAGGTTACAGCCAAAGAAGAAAGAAAAAGGACTCAATATATTTGAGCAGTTCCAGTACCGCAAAAAGCACCGTGATCTGGTCAACCGGCTGGATATGCTGGTCATTGATGAGGTGTCCATGGTGCGTGTGGAGCTGCTGGATGTCATAGATCAGTTGCTACGTGTGTACCGCAAAAAGATGCACTTGCCCTTTGGAGGGGTTCAGATGATTTTTATCGGTGATCCATTCCAGCTACCACCCGTGGTCAGGCATACGGACTGGGAACACCTCTCTCCGCATTATAGCTCTAGGTTTTTCTTTAGCTCCCATGCTTTTCAGGCCTTGCAGCCCTTGCACATTGAGCTACAGAAAATCTATCGTCAGAAGGACGAGCAATTTAAAGCCATTCTCAATCGTATCAGGGGAAGTGACCATACGCCTGAGGACATCAGGACTTTGAATGAAACCGCCAAAAAATACCGCTTTGACCTGTTGGACGAAGAATATATCCTGATCGGTACGCACAATGCCACCATTGCTGAGATCAACCAACGGAAATTGGGTGAGCTCAAAAAGGAGCCCCGAACGTACAAAGCGGAAATCAAAGATGATTTCCCGCTAAACATGGCACCCTTCGACCCAATTGACCTTACGCTTAAGATCGGGGCACAGGTGATCTTCATGCGTAATAATCCTGATGCCAGGTACTATAATGGCATGATCGGAAAAGTCACCAAAATGAAGGATGAGATGATAGAAGTGGAAGACCGCCGTGGTTTTATCTATGAAGTTCATCGGGAAGTGTGGGAGAACGTGGAATTCGTCTATAATGAAGAGGAAGAACACCTGGACGCCAAGGTAATCGGCACATTCATCCAGTTTCCCCTAAAACTCGCTTGGGCGATTACAGTGCACAAGAGTCAGGGGCTTACCTTTGACCGGGCAATATTGGACATCAGCAGGTCTTTTGAGGCCGGGCAGGCGTATGTAGCGCTCAGTAGGTGCACGACCCTGAATGGCGTGGTACTCAAATCTCCCATTAGGGAATTTAGTGTCAAAGTAAGTCCCGAAAGCCTTGAGTTTAGCCGTCAGCGACTTGGTAGCGACCAGATCGAACAGGAGCTGGAGCTTGCACGTGCTATGCAGCTCCTTAAGCACGCATTTCGGGCTTTCCGAAAAGGGCAATATGAAGTCGCCCAGCAGATGTTTGATGAAGTCATGAACATTCACGATGTGACGCGCTACCAAAAATGGCAACAATTCCTCAGGTTAAAAGAAGCACTGGAAGATCGATTTTATTGTAGAAATTAG